CTTTCCGAGGAAGAGACCGCTACAACCTGCGCACCTGCTTCAGCTAGCCCGATAGCCATCGCTTGGCCTAATCCGCCTGAAGCGCCGGTGACGACAGCGGTTTTGCCCGATAAATCAAATAAACTCATGTTCATATCCCCCAGCATGTTCTTATTCGTATTCCAATTGAATGCCCTTATCGCGGAACTGTTCGGCCGTCTCGGATGGAAGCTGACGATCCGTAATAATCATAGAGATTTCTGATAACTCCGCGAACGTTCGCAAGGCGCATTGTCCGAATTTATAGTGGTCAACCACGCCGTATACGGTATGGCTGGAGTTGATTAAAGCCCGTTTATATTCAACCAGCTCACTGGTGTAGATGGTAAAACCATATTGAAGATGCACGCCTGTCGCGGAAATGAAGGACTTCTGAATGTTCAGCTTGCTGACGTATTCAGAAGCCTCCGGGCCGGCGAGCATGTTGCGAATTCGTGTGCCGCCGGGCACGACAAGGCGGATTTCGTCCTTGCGGACAAGCTCGGAGATGATGTATACATCGTTGGTGACAACCGTTAACGGTTGATTCTCCAATCTCCGCGCAATCTCAAGGGTCGTGCTGCCGCCGTCCAAGGCGATGATATCGCGGGGCTGGATATGCTTCAACGCCAGCTCCGCGATTTCCACTTTTTCATCCGCATGCTTGATAATCGGCTCTTTAGAGGATAGGATGCCGTGCTGATCACTCTGAGCGAGCATCGCTCCGCCATGAATGCGGACCAGCAGCCCTTTTTCCTCCAGCTTCGCCAAGTCTTCGCGGATGGTCTTCCCGGTAACCTCCAGCTGTTCGCTCAGCTCGTTTACCGTTACTTCCTGCTGCGCCAGCAGCGCTTCCATAATGATTTCATATCTGCGTAGTGGATTCATCGGTATTCATCCGTTTCTAAAGAAGTTTTTTACCGATTATTTTAAATCCTTCATGGCTACGGGGTCCATATCCTCGAAGATTTGATTTTCGCCGGCCATGCCCCAAATGAACGTATAGTTGCTTGTTCCTACACCGCTGTGAATGGACCAGCTTGGGGAAATGACAGCCTGTTCGTTGCGCATCACGATATGGCGGGTCTCTTGCGGCTCACCCATCATATGGAAGACTACGCCATCTTCCGGCATGTCGAAGTACAAGTAAACCTCGGAACGGCGGTTATGCGTATGGGAAGGCATCGTATTCCACATATTGCCCGGCTTGAGAAGCGTCATGCCCATGACTAGCTGGCAGCTCTGTACGCCGCCTGTATGAATGTAGCGGTAGATCGTGCGCTCGTTGGAGTTTGTGATGCTTCCCAGATGATTCGGAGATGCTTCGCTGATGGCAATTTTGA
This genomic window from Paenibacillus hexagrammi contains:
- a CDS encoding DeoR/GlpR family DNA-binding transcription regulator; translated protein: MNPLRRYEIIMEALLAQQEVTVNELSEQLEVTGKTIREDLAKLEEKGLLVRIHGGAMLAQSDQHGILSSKEPIIKHADEKVEIAELALKHIQPRDIIALDGGSTTLEIARRLENQPLTVVTNDVYIISELVRKDEIRLVVPGGTRIRNMLAGPEASEYVSKLNIQKSFISATGVHLQYGFTIYTSELVEYKRALINSSHTVYGVVDHYKFGQCALRTFAELSEISMIITDRQLPSETAEQFRDKGIQLEYE
- the kduI gene encoding 5-dehydro-4-deoxy-D-glucuronate isomerase, translating into MDIRHASHPREVKAYDTTRLREEFLINTLFAANEVKTVYSHVDRFIVGGIVPVDRPLQLEANKKDMAADYFLERREIGIINIGGKGSISVDGTVYNMDTKDGLYIGKGSQEIIFSSENSAEPAKFYFNSTPAHATHPTVKIAISEASPNHLGSITNSNERTIYRYIHTGGVQSCQLVMGMTLLKPGNMWNTMPSHTHNRRSEVYLYFDMPEDGVVFHMMGEPQETRHIVMRNEQAVISPSWSIHSGVGTSNYTFIWGMAGENQIFEDMDPVAMKDLK